Proteins encoded by one window of Desulfobaculum bizertense DSM 18034:
- a CDS encoding sigma-54-dependent transcriptional regulator: MNPQNVLILDDDGDMNYALCRVLQNAGYAAHAATTLGQGLEQVRKKNFDAVFLDVRLPDGNGLSIIPDIIGQPSHPEVIIITGNSDPDGAELAITSGAWDYIEKTDSMTEIIATLDRAMDYRRERLGTKKVRQVQSLRREHIVGESPQIVRTLERVAQCAPGDVSVLVTGETGTGKELCAKAIHNNSPQASGPFITVDCAALPEQIAESLLFGHARGTFTGAVRDTQGLLLQASGGTLFLDEVGELPLSVQKIFLRVLQERMVRPLGAKKEQPCDFRLVAATNRNLDEMISAGTFRPDLAFRIRGASVELPPLRNREGDVHLLVEHYMALVADRNGWDPKECGSDVIAALEEYDWPGNVRELVHAVEFAVTAARHESQIYLKHLPPELRAKIVRKRITPDAEKGGLPKNFEYVADDESIPTMQEHRNKVVSQAEQGYLKHLLASTGGSIKRSVELSGLSQSRFYALLKKYKIKS, from the coding sequence ATGAATCCGCAAAATGTTCTCATCCTGGATGACGATGGAGACATGAACTATGCCCTGTGCAGAGTCCTGCAAAATGCTGGATATGCGGCCCATGCTGCAACAACATTGGGGCAGGGACTTGAACAGGTGCGAAAGAAGAATTTTGATGCTGTGTTTCTGGACGTGCGCCTTCCAGATGGAAACGGCCTGTCCATAATTCCAGATATTATTGGCCAGCCGTCACATCCTGAGGTGATTATCATCACCGGAAACAGCGATCCTGATGGTGCGGAACTGGCGATTACCAGCGGGGCATGGGATTACATCGAAAAGACGGATTCCATGACTGAAATCATTGCCACGCTGGACCGGGCGATGGATTACCGCCGCGAGCGGCTGGGAACCAAAAAAGTTCGGCAGGTTCAGAGCCTGCGCCGTGAGCATATTGTGGGTGAAAGCCCGCAGATTGTACGGACGCTGGAGCGGGTGGCCCAGTGTGCTCCGGGTGATGTGAGTGTGCTGGTGACAGGCGAAACAGGCACAGGTAAGGAGCTGTGCGCCAAGGCCATCCATAACAACAGCCCACAGGCTTCGGGACCATTTATTACCGTGGACTGTGCGGCGTTGCCCGAGCAGATTGCGGAATCCCTGCTTTTTGGGCATGCCCGTGGGACCTTTACGGGCGCTGTTCGTGACACACAGGGGCTGCTTTTGCAGGCCAGCGGAGGCACGCTGTTTCTTGATGAAGTTGGTGAACTTCCGCTTTCGGTGCAAAAGATTTTTTTGCGGGTCTTGCAGGAAAGAATGGTGCGTCCGCTGGGCGCAAAAAAAGAGCAGCCTTGTGATTTTCGTCTGGTCGCGGCGACAAACCGTAATCTTGATGAAATGATCAGCGCCGGAACGTTTCGGCCTGATCTGGCGTTTCGTATCCGTGGGGCAAGCGTTGAACTGCCACCGCTACGGAACCGGGAAGGTGATGTGCATCTTTTGGTGGAGCATTATATGGCACTAGTGGCTGACCGAAATGGGTGGGATCCCAAGGAATGTGGGTCAGACGTTATTGCCGCGCTGGAGGAATATGACTGGCCGGGCAATGTGCGCGAGCTGGTTCATGCTGTGGAATTTGCGGTGACGGCTGCCCGGCATGAGAGTCAGATTTATCTCAAGCATCTTCCGCCAGAGCTGCGGGCCAAGATTGTTCGCAAGCGCATCACTCCGGATGCAGAAAAGGGTGGCCTGCCGAAAAACTTTGAGTATGTGGCTGACGACGAAAGCATTCCTACTATGCAGGAACACCGAAATAAGGTGGTCTCGCAGGCAGAGCAGGGTTACCTCAAGCATTTGCTTGCCAGTACGGGTGGCTCAATCAAGCGCTCTGTGGAACTTTCGGGCCTGTCGCAGTCCCGTTTTTATGCACTTCTCAAGAAATACAAGATAAAATCATAA
- a CDS encoding MarR family winged helix-turn-helix transcriptional regulator — MGKGKVEPLEDAPLNLGYAVADVAKSWRSLLDEKMKPLGMSGARWIALICLHDFGPTSQKELAEAIGVEGPTLVRLLDRLEQDGWVKRKVCPTDRRVKMIEIQEKAYAFLDQFINIAQGIKDCITKDIPSKDLMTTLSVLITLRDRLHELNSTST, encoded by the coding sequence ATGGGCAAAGGGAAAGTAGAACCTTTAGAAGATGCGCCTTTAAATCTTGGCTATGCTGTCGCTGATGTTGCCAAGTCATGGCGCTCTCTGCTTGATGAAAAGATGAAACCACTCGGAATGAGTGGTGCCCGCTGGATAGCCCTTATCTGCCTGCACGACTTTGGCCCGACCTCGCAAAAAGAACTGGCCGAAGCCATTGGTGTTGAAGGCCCAACGCTTGTTCGCCTGCTGGACAGGCTGGAGCAGGACGGCTGGGTCAAGCGCAAGGTCTGCCCCACAGACCGCAGAGTCAAAATGATTGAGATTCAGGAAAAAGCGTACGCATTTCTGGACCAGTTCATCAATATTGCGCAGGGCATCAAGGACTGTATTACCAAAGATATTCCTAGCAAAGATCTGATGACGACCCTCTCTGTACTCATCACACTGAGAGACCGTCTGCACGAGCTGAACAGCACTTCGACATAA
- a CDS encoding succinate dehydrogenase/fumarate reductase cytochrome b subunit produces MDASTLTLHVKKKKSIAMGRLDALQMATGVLLILFLWAHMILVASVLISPKLMNAIAWFFEVTYMAQIGGPLIGMMIFVHFVVAARKMPWKISEQEAYLKHSVMMHHKDTWLWVVQVVSALVILVMASIHIWVVLTNLPITAVKSAARIQSGFWLPFYLVLLPAAELHVGIGFYRIGVKYGFISSEKRHWYQKAENVLMGVFIAVGLLTLIRLLTLPLT; encoded by the coding sequence ATGGACGCTAGCACGCTCACTCTCCACGTCAAAAAGAAGAAAAGTATCGCCATGGGGCGGCTTGATGCTCTTCAAATGGCGACAGGAGTTCTGCTTATCCTTTTTCTGTGGGCACACATGATACTGGTCGCCAGTGTGTTGATCAGTCCCAAGCTCATGAATGCCATCGCGTGGTTCTTTGAAGTGACCTATATGGCCCAGATTGGTGGTCCCCTCATCGGGATGATGATCTTTGTGCACTTTGTCGTGGCAGCCAGAAAGATGCCGTGGAAGATTTCCGAGCAGGAAGCTTACCTCAAGCATAGTGTCATGATGCACCACAAGGATACGTGGCTGTGGGTCGTGCAGGTCGTTTCTGCACTGGTTATTCTGGTTATGGCCAGCATCCATATCTGGGTTGTCCTGACCAACCTTCCCATCACCGCAGTGAAGAGTGCCGCCAGAATCCAGAGTGGCTTCTGGCTTCCATTCTATCTGGTCCTGCTCCCCGCAGCCGAGCTGCATGTCGGCATCGGCTTCTATCGTATCGGTGTGAAATACGGCTTTATCTCCAGTGAAAAACGTCACTGGTATCAGAAGGCTGAGAATGTCCTCATGGGTGTTTTCATTGCGGTTGGTCTGCTGACCCTTATCCGCCTTCTGACCTTGCCCCTTACTTAA
- a CDS encoding cobyrinate a,c-diamide synthase, whose amino-acid sequence MPIPTIVVAGTHSGCGKTTVTLGLLAALVRRGLTVQAFKCGPDFIDPGHHAAVTGRPSHNLDGWMMDQKSVRHCFERATQDADIAVVEGVMGLFDGRSASEDDGSTAQIAKWLGASVLLVVDARSMARSAAALVAGYTGFDPQLNFAGIALNRVGSDNHASILEEAIRKAPAHLAPLPPVRGVLRRSEDLSLPSRHLGLHMADDSTMSADRQNALAAWVEKGMDLETLLAELPHCGGETQQDSTQPKRTAAVRIGVARDRAFCFYYHDNLRLLEEAGAELVPFSPLTDSALPENIHGLYLGGGYPELFAPELEKNQSIRQAIAQFSHADGPIYAECGGFMLTMQGICDAEGQRSEMTGIFPFEATMEKRFRALGYRGIRTRQDSPIGPAGTTARGHEFHYSAPRLKEGTHGIYEVSDRKGPRSGEEGFVVRNTLASYIHLHFASNPECAAAFVRCCSNWKAAQENKDSVHG is encoded by the coding sequence ATGCCAATACCCACAATTGTTGTTGCAGGCACGCACAGTGGCTGCGGAAAGACCACAGTCACCCTTGGGCTGCTTGCGGCGCTTGTCCGCCGAGGACTGACGGTACAGGCCTTTAAGTGCGGCCCAGACTTCATTGACCCCGGTCACCATGCCGCAGTCACAGGCCGCCCCAGCCACAACCTTGATGGCTGGATGATGGACCAGAAAAGCGTCAGGCACTGCTTTGAACGCGCCACACAGGATGCAGATATTGCGGTTGTTGAGGGCGTGATGGGGCTTTTTGATGGCCGAAGTGCCAGCGAAGATGACGGAAGCACCGCCCAGATTGCCAAATGGCTTGGCGCCTCCGTGCTGCTGGTCGTTGATGCCCGCTCTATGGCCCGCTCTGCGGCCGCCCTTGTGGCCGGATACACGGGCTTTGACCCACAGCTCAACTTTGCAGGCATTGCCCTGAACCGGGTTGGCAGCGACAACCACGCATCCATTCTCGAGGAAGCCATCCGCAAGGCTCCCGCACACCTTGCCCCCCTGCCACCGGTGCGGGGAGTGCTCCGCCGCAGCGAAGACCTGAGCCTTCCTTCCCGTCACCTTGGCCTGCACATGGCCGACGACAGCACCATGAGCGCCGACAGGCAGAATGCCCTTGCCGCATGGGTCGAAAAAGGCATGGACCTTGAGACGCTGCTTGCAGAACTTCCGCACTGCGGTGGTGAAACGCAGCAGGACAGCACACAGCCCAAGCGGACCGCAGCAGTTCGCATCGGCGTTGCACGGGACCGCGCTTTTTGCTTCTACTACCACGACAACCTGCGACTGCTCGAAGAGGCGGGAGCAGAGCTGGTGCCCTTTTCTCCTCTCACGGACAGCGCGCTGCCCGAAAATATCCACGGCCTTTACCTTGGCGGCGGCTACCCGGAACTCTTTGCCCCAGAGCTTGAAAAGAACCAGTCCATTCGTCAGGCCATCGCTCAATTTTCCCATGCAGATGGACCCATTTATGCTGAATGCGGGGGATTTATGCTCACCATGCAGGGCATTTGTGACGCCGAGGGACAGCGTTCCGAGATGACCGGAATTTTCCCTTTTGAGGCCACAATGGAAAAGCGTTTCCGTGCGCTTGGCTACCGGGGTATCCGTACCCGGCAGGACAGCCCCATTGGTCCGGCAGGCACCACTGCCAGAGGCCATGAATTTCATTATTCAGCCCCCCGGCTCAAAGAGGGCACGCACGGCATCTATGAAGTCAGTGACCGCAAGGGTCCCCGCTCTGGAGAAGAGGGCTTTGTGGTCCGCAACACCCTTGCCTCGTACATCCACCTGCACTTTGCGTCGAACCCGGAATGCGCAGCCGCTTTTGTGCGCTGCTGCTCGAACTGGAAAGCTGCGCAGGAGAACAAGGACTCTGTTCATGGCTAA
- a CDS encoding efflux RND transporter periplasmic adaptor subunit has protein sequence MEKTKRSLLLLGLALVMAAFLAGCTDSEASKSAQKTPPPPLVKAQTITRADVPLTLEYIGQAAGSREVEVRARVGGILLTRKYVEGSLVKKGDLLFTLDPEPFRAALGQARGQLAKAEAAFSQRKLDRDRTLKLYKDGVVSTQERDQALTAYRTGEADVLAAKATVREAEINLGYTEVRAPITGITSQETRSEGSLVSTDAAGSLLTTITQLNPVYVNFSVPGTEAMRFRKLQAEGKLFLPKEYEVHIRLSDGSNYKLAGHINFADQQVDPLTGSIRTRAQFDNPDKIVLPGQFVRVLMDGSKFINTLAVPQRAVLFTQSGPIVYVLDEKNTATPRPVVLGDSVGKEFVVNSGLEDGERIISEGVIKVRPGTVVKIAGETSNAPEAGK, from the coding sequence ATGGAGAAAACAAAACGCTCTCTGCTGCTTCTTGGGCTTGCCCTCGTCATGGCAGCATTTCTGGCTGGCTGCACAGACAGTGAAGCCTCCAAAAGTGCACAAAAAACGCCACCGCCGCCGCTGGTCAAGGCCCAGACAATTACTCGAGCAGACGTTCCGCTCACCCTTGAGTACATTGGACAGGCCGCAGGTTCGCGCGAAGTTGAAGTTCGCGCTCGCGTTGGCGGCATTCTGCTCACCAGAAAATATGTAGAAGGAAGCCTTGTCAAAAAAGGCGACCTGCTCTTCACTCTTGATCCCGAGCCATTCCGGGCTGCCCTTGGTCAGGCCCGTGGTCAGCTCGCAAAGGCTGAGGCCGCTTTTTCCCAGCGCAAGCTGGATCGCGACAGGACTCTCAAACTTTACAAGGACGGCGTCGTCAGCACCCAGGAACGGGATCAGGCTCTGACCGCATACCGTACCGGTGAAGCCGACGTTCTGGCCGCAAAAGCCACGGTTCGCGAAGCTGAGATTAACCTCGGCTACACCGAAGTCCGCGCACCAATCACCGGCATCACCAGTCAGGAAACCCGCTCCGAGGGAAGCCTTGTGAGCACCGATGCTGCGGGAAGCCTGCTGACCACCATCACCCAGCTCAACCCGGTTTACGTCAACTTCTCCGTTCCCGGCACCGAAGCCATGCGCTTCCGCAAGCTTCAGGCTGAGGGCAAACTCTTTTTGCCCAAGGAATACGAAGTACATATCCGCCTGAGTGATGGTTCAAACTACAAACTCGCAGGCCACATCAACTTTGCTGACCAGCAGGTCGACCCGCTGACAGGCTCCATCCGCACCCGTGCGCAGTTCGACAACCCGGACAAGATTGTTCTTCCCGGCCAGTTTGTCCGCGTGCTGATGGATGGCTCCAAGTTCATCAACACGCTGGCCGTGCCCCAGCGCGCCGTGCTCTTCACCCAGTCCGGCCCGATTGTGTACGTGCTGGATGAAAAAAACACAGCCACCCCGCGCCCGGTTGTGCTTGGTGACAGTGTTGGAAAAGAATTTGTTGTGAACTCCGGCCTCGAAGATGGCGAACGCATCATTAGCGAAGGCGTCATCAAGGTCCGCCCCGGCACCGTTGTCAAAATTGCAGGTGAAACCTCCAATGCTCCGGAGGCCGGGAAGTGA
- a CDS encoding efflux RND transporter permease subunit, producing the protein MISRFFIDRPIFATVISILITLAGLLAIRVLPVAQYPELVPPEVNVSTVYPGASADVIAKTVAAPLEQEINGVDNMLYLQSSSSGSGALSMSITFKLGTDPDQATINVNNRVQAALAGLPAEVRQQGVTVKKRSPSMLEVVNIESDGRYDSVYMGNYALINVLDDLKRVEGVGDAMIFGDHDYSMRVWIRPDKLAQLKLTPSDIANAIREQNAQFAAGGIGLEPLGDPVELTYTVTTQGRLADENEFGNIILRANPDGTMLRLKDVARVELGAYSYSVVSKHNGNDSIAIGVYLAPGANALDTADRVSAKMEEISKRFPDGIEYKIPFDTTEFIRISVNEVVHTLFEAMALVFIIIFIFLQNWRATVIPCLAVPVSIIGTFAGMYILGFSVNTLTLFGLVLAIGIVVDDAIVVIENVERIMETEGLNPHDATVKAMEEVTGPVIAIVLVLCSVFIPVAFMGGLAGEMYKQFAVTIAVSVILSGIVALTLTPALCSLLLKQERKAPIAPLRWFNSFFDRITARYTAGVRFILKRTALGVSIFALLCGATWMLFQHVPGSLVPEEDQGYIISAAFLPDGASLSRTQAVTDKVSKMMLDNPAIQDTIEISGFDLFSGSPKTNSSTIFLNLTDWDKRDESQSSNAVVGNIFGYGYGFTDALVMAFNPPPISGMSNTGGFEGYVQNRAGDDPREMARKVQAFAAEANKRPELTAVRTTFSANAPQIHVELDREKAKSLGVPVNRVFETMQSTFGAYYVNDFNKLGRTFRVQLQSEGEYRKTPDDLKNVYVRSENGKMIPLTALVNIRQETGPDVLERFNVFPAAKVMGSPAPGYSSGQALEVMEELAHKYLPESYTLSWTGSAYQEKATGGTSAQVLLLALLMVFLILAAQYERWSLPFAVIMVVPFALFGAISANFLRGLSNDVYFQIALVTLIGLSCKNAILIVEFAAMIHREGKDIMHAAAEAARLRFRPIVMTSLAFILGCMPLATSHGAGAASRHSIGTGVIGGMLAATFIATFFIPAFYMTVASLTEKSRGISKKVKNRRKDEQ; encoded by the coding sequence GTGATTTCACGCTTTTTTATTGACCGTCCAATCTTTGCGACTGTCATCTCTATCCTGATTACGCTGGCAGGCCTGCTGGCAATCAGGGTACTGCCAGTTGCTCAGTATCCGGAACTTGTTCCGCCAGAAGTCAATGTCTCCACCGTGTACCCCGGCGCAAGTGCTGACGTTATCGCCAAAACGGTAGCAGCTCCACTTGAGCAGGAAATCAACGGCGTTGACAATATGCTCTACCTCCAGTCTTCCAGTTCTGGCAGTGGCGCGCTGAGCATGAGTATCACCTTTAAACTTGGCACGGACCCCGACCAGGCCACCATTAACGTCAACAACCGCGTTCAGGCAGCTCTGGCAGGTCTTCCTGCCGAAGTTCGCCAGCAGGGTGTGACCGTCAAAAAACGTTCACCCAGTATGCTCGAGGTTGTGAATATTGAGTCTGATGGCCGTTATGACTCCGTGTACATGGGCAACTACGCCCTGATTAACGTCCTTGACGACCTCAAGCGTGTTGAGGGTGTTGGTGATGCCATGATCTTTGGCGATCACGACTACTCCATGCGTGTCTGGATTCGTCCGGACAAGCTTGCCCAGCTCAAGCTGACGCCAAGCGACATCGCCAACGCCATTCGCGAGCAGAACGCCCAGTTCGCTGCTGGTGGTATTGGCCTTGAGCCTTTGGGTGACCCCGTGGAACTGACCTACACAGTCACCACACAGGGCCGACTCGCTGACGAAAATGAATTCGGCAACATCATCCTCCGCGCCAACCCCGACGGCACGATGCTGCGTCTTAAGGACGTCGCCCGTGTCGAGCTTGGTGCATACAGCTACAGCGTTGTCAGTAAACATAACGGCAATGATTCTATTGCCATTGGTGTTTACCTTGCTCCGGGCGCTAACGCCCTTGATACCGCAGACCGCGTGTCTGCCAAGATGGAAGAAATCAGCAAGCGCTTCCCGGATGGCATTGAGTACAAAATCCCGTTTGATACCACGGAATTCATTCGAATTTCGGTCAACGAGGTTGTGCACACGCTGTTCGAAGCAATGGCCCTTGTTTTTATCATCATCTTTATCTTCCTCCAGAACTGGCGCGCCACAGTCATTCCATGTCTTGCGGTCCCGGTATCCATTATTGGTACCTTCGCAGGCATGTATATTCTTGGCTTCTCGGTCAACACCCTGACCCTGTTTGGTCTGGTTCTGGCCATTGGTATCGTTGTTGACGATGCTATTGTTGTTATTGAGAACGTCGAACGTATCATGGAGACCGAGGGGCTGAATCCTCACGACGCGACAGTCAAGGCAATGGAAGAAGTAACCGGTCCGGTTATCGCCATTGTTCTGGTGCTCTGCTCGGTATTTATCCCAGTCGCATTCATGGGTGGTCTGGCTGGTGAAATGTACAAACAGTTTGCTGTTACCATCGCGGTTTCAGTTATTCTGTCTGGTATTGTCGCACTGACCCTGACCCCGGCACTCTGCTCCCTGCTCCTCAAGCAGGAACGCAAGGCCCCCATTGCACCACTTCGCTGGTTCAACAGCTTCTTTGACCGGATTACGGCCCGCTACACAGCAGGCGTTCGCTTCATCCTGAAACGCACAGCGCTTGGTGTTTCCATCTTTGCCCTGCTTTGCGGTGCAACGTGGATGCTCTTCCAGCACGTTCCCGGCTCTCTGGTTCCAGAAGAAGACCAAGGCTACATCATTTCGGCAGCATTCCTGCCGGATGGAGCTTCACTCTCCAGAACACAGGCCGTCACAGACAAGGTCTCCAAGATGATGCTGGATAACCCAGCCATTCAGGATACCATTGAAATCTCTGGCTTTGACCTCTTCTCTGGTTCTCCAAAAACAAACTCTTCAACAATCTTCCTGAACCTCACGGACTGGGACAAGCGTGACGAATCGCAGAGTTCCAATGCGGTTGTAGGAAATATCTTTGGCTACGGATACGGCTTTACCGACGCACTGGTAATGGCCTTTAACCCGCCGCCCATCAGTGGCATGTCCAACACGGGTGGTTTTGAAGGCTACGTCCAGAACCGCGCCGGTGATGATCCCCGTGAAATGGCACGCAAGGTTCAGGCCTTTGCTGCCGAAGCAAACAAGCGCCCAGAGCTGACTGCTGTTCGTACGACATTCAGTGCCAACGCTCCTCAGATTCACGTCGAGCTCGACCGCGAAAAGGCCAAAAGCCTTGGCGTTCCGGTCAACCGTGTCTTTGAGACCATGCAGTCCACCTTTGGCGCCTACTACGTGAACGACTTCAACAAACTGGGCCGTACCTTCCGCGTACAGCTCCAGTCCGAAGGCGAATACCGTAAGACTCCAGACGACCTGAAAAACGTCTACGTCCGTTCCGAGAACGGCAAAATGATTCCGCTGACCGCTCTGGTAAACATCCGTCAGGAAACAGGCCCAGACGTTCTGGAACGCTTCAACGTGTTCCCGGCCGCAAAGGTCATGGGTTCTCCGGCCCCCGGATACAGCTCTGGTCAGGCTCTCGAAGTCATGGAAGAGCTGGCCCACAAATACCTGCCAGAAAGCTATACGCTGTCATGGACGGGTTCGGCCTATCAGGAAAAAGCCACTGGCGGCACCTCCGCTCAGGTTCTGCTTCTGGCCCTGCTTATGGTCTTCCTGATTCTGGCTGCCCAGTATGAACGCTGGAGCCTGCCATTTGCAGTTATCATGGTGGTTCCCTTTGCACTCTTTGGCGCCATTTCTGCGAACTTCCTCAGAGGTTTGTCAAATGACGTCTACTTCCAGATTGCACTGGTCACCCTGATTGGTCTTTCGTGTAAAAACGCCATTCTTATCGTTGAGTTCGCAGCAATGATTCACCGCGAAGGCAAAGACATCATGCACGCCGCAGCAGAAGCCGCACGACTGCGCTTCCGCCCAATCGTCATGACCTCTCTGGCCTTCATTCTCGGTTGTATGCCTCTGGCCACAAGCCACGGTGCTGGTGCAGCCAGCAGACATTCCATCGGTACTGGTGTTATTGGCGGCATGCTGGCCGCAACATTCATTGCAACATTCTTTATTCCTGCGTTCTACATGACCGTTGCAAGCCTCACGGAGAAATCCCGAGGAATCAGCAAGAAGGTCAAAAACAGGCGTAAAGACGAACAATAA
- a CDS encoding cache domain-containing protein: MLQRNPTIARRITLLVLIMVCSSASIGIAYIYFMERVQQKIIQESRQATLEGYKRTLATSIHSVSAQLGAMLEDVPGELSPEALRHATEEMRYGEDGYYFIYDMNGINIAHPLHSEFKGVSRLHHKDPYGKEYIAELTKKASSGGGFVKYWFAKPGQAYPSQKLVYSERIPGTSYWIATGFYIDSITHEQDELSEKLHSHMYRAIIMVVVGTLAVLAVVIVPVSLHMVGSIIEPWRQMERGLHQAQKMEAIGVFAGGIAHDFNNILGAIISCGELALAETRGDSSINEDLRRILHAANRGKTIVRRLRAFGAPNKGKKRPVHPGRVLEECLQLLRTFIPPTVTVQVYNRCRSALISADPDQYLQIIMNLCTNAVQAMSGGRGTLRLDLFVRDVGSREAEARGISNRHYVVLEVRDTGHGIAPSALEKIFDPFFTTRKYEGGTGLGLSVVESIVRNSHGDIRVASTVGEGTTFSVLMPYAGNSMEKDVPVRQENVHCEGTERIMLVDDDEDMAYPVQKLFERCGYQVAVFSSGVDALSAFRAKPEDYDLLLTDQLMPHMTGTELIRVVRTLRPELPTILYSGFEGEGYSSASDADWKKQGVSRFFRKPFDTYELCKVARELLDENTT, from the coding sequence ATGTTGCAGCGGAACCCTACAATTGCTCGACGCATTACACTGCTTGTGCTCATCATGGTGTGTTCATCCGCGAGCATCGGCATTGCATACATTTACTTTATGGAACGGGTTCAGCAGAAGATTATTCAGGAATCCCGTCAGGCAACACTGGAAGGGTATAAGCGGACGCTTGCGACCTCCATTCATTCTGTTTCGGCCCAGCTTGGAGCCATGCTTGAAGATGTTCCCGGAGAATTGTCTCCGGAGGCACTCCGCCATGCGACAGAAGAAATGCGTTACGGTGAGGATGGATATTACTTCATATATGATATGAATGGTATCAATATCGCACATCCCTTGCATTCAGAGTTCAAAGGTGTCTCCAGACTGCACCATAAAGATCCGTATGGCAAAGAGTACATTGCGGAGCTGACAAAAAAAGCATCCAGTGGTGGTGGGTTTGTCAAATACTGGTTTGCCAAGCCTGGGCAGGCATATCCGAGTCAAAAGCTCGTATACTCAGAACGTATTCCGGGAACGTCTTACTGGATTGCAACAGGCTTTTACATAGATTCCATAACGCATGAGCAGGACGAGCTTTCTGAAAAGCTGCATTCTCACATGTATCGGGCCATCATCATGGTTGTGGTGGGAACCCTTGCGGTTCTGGCCGTGGTGATTGTCCCGGTGAGCCTGCACATGGTTGGTTCCATTATTGAGCCGTGGCGACAGATGGAGCGCGGGCTTCATCAGGCCCAGAAGATGGAAGCTATTGGCGTGTTTGCTGGTGGGATTGCCCACGATTTTAACAACATACTTGGAGCGATAATTTCCTGTGGTGAACTGGCTTTGGCCGAAACCCGCGGGGACAGTTCGATCAATGAAGACCTGCGGCGCATTTTGCACGCGGCCAACCGGGGCAAAACCATTGTCCGCCGCCTGCGGGCCTTTGGTGCTCCCAACAAAGGGAAGAAGCGTCCGGTTCATCCGGGGCGGGTGCTGGAAGAGTGCTTGCAGCTCCTGCGGACCTTTATCCCGCCGACCGTGACCGTGCAGGTCTATAACCGCTGCCGCTCGGCCCTGATTAGCGCTGACCCTGACCAGTATCTCCAGATCATTATGAATCTGTGTACCAACGCGGTGCAGGCCATGTCTGGAGGCAGGGGCACCTTGCGCCTTGATCTTTTTGTGCGGGATGTTGGCTCGCGGGAAGCCGAGGCCCGGGGCATCAGCAATCGGCACTATGTGGTGCTGGAGGTGCGGGACACGGGGCATGGAATTGCACCGTCTGCACTGGAAAAGATTTTTGATCCATTTTTTACCACCAGAAAGTACGAAGGCGGCACAGGGCTTGGGCTGTCTGTGGTGGAATCCATTGTTCGCAATTCGCATGGAGACATTCGGGTTGCCAGCACGGTTGGTGAGGGCACAACCTTTTCTGTGCTCATGCCCTACGCTGGCAACAGCATGGAAAAAGACGTTCCTGTGCGACAGGAAAACGTGCATTGCGAGGGTACCGAAAGGATTATGCTCGTGGATGACGACGAGGATATGGCCTATCCGGTGCAAAAGCTCTTTGAGCGCTGTGGCTATCAGGTCGCGGTGTTTTCGAGTGGGGTTGATGCGCTGAGTGCGTTTCGGGCCAAGCCAGAGGACTATGACTTGCTCCTGACGGATCAGCTTATGCCACACATGACTGGCACCGAGCTTATCCGGGTGGTGCGGACGTTGCGGCCGGAACTCCCCACGATTCTCTACAGTGGTTTTGAAGGGGAGGGCTATTCCTCTGCCTCAGATGCAGACTGGAAAAAGCAGGGCGTATCGCGCTTTTTCCGTAAACCTTTTGATACATATGAATTGTGTAAGGTGGCGAGGGAACTTCTGGACGAAAATACAACCTAA